The Chanodichthys erythropterus isolate Z2021 chromosome 12, ASM2448905v1, whole genome shotgun sequence genome contains a region encoding:
- the LOC137032464 gene encoding butyrophilin subfamily 3 member A1-like, giving the protein MYQLWKKMKDVCPYYPVILNPNTSSPNVMSVSDDLTSVTSSRPQPKALPLHRNRVVLGSVGYANGVHSWDIEVGNSRHWTLGVCLGSVERSFVQPLTPENGFWGLRRDGDLYILMDTGMSRLNVKRNPENQKHWRKVSFSDARSDSFLAGFTRVPLEKELFPFVIPKDQSVPLRVVPAKVIVTVEQKLFGYSDDSVMGDKANELLRKKKVSSDIL; this is encoded by the exons ATGTACCAACTGTGGAAGAAGATGAAGGACGTCTGTCCTTACT ATCCTGTGATCCTGAATCCAAACACATCTTCACCTAACGTCATGTCTGTGTCAGATGATCTGACCTCTGTGACCTCATCACGACCTCAGCCCAAAGCTCTTCCTCTGCACAGGAACCGTGTGGTGCTGGGGAGTGTGGGATATGCTAATGGAGTTCACTCATGGGATATTGAGGTGGGAAACAGTCGGCACTGGACACTAGGAGTGTGTCTTGGATCGGTGGAAAGATCTTTTGTGCAACCTTTGACCCCTGAAAATGGCTTCTGGGGTCTCAGACGTGATGGAGACTTGTACATATTGATGGACACTGGGATGTCCAGATTAAACGTGAAGAGAAATCCAGAG AATCAGAAACACTGGAGGAAGGTGAGCTTTTCTGATGCCCGGAGTGACTCATTTCTTGCAGGATTTACTAGAGTGCCGTTGGAGAAGGAACTCTTTCCTTTTGTGATCCCAAAAGATCAATCTGTCCCTCTGCGTGTCGTCCCAGCTAAAGTTATTGTGACTGTTGAACAGAAACTATT TGGTTATAGTGATGATTCTGTCATGGGCGATAAAGCAAATGAACTTCTGAGGAAAAAGAAAGTATCATCTGATATTCTGTGA